In one window of Chryseobacterium phocaeense DNA:
- a CDS encoding Pvc16 family protein gives MDLKTIIEKIAKLVDPDEKMISITNIATLNDGDDFLELKSSITLSVVNIQEDKTLKNQSVYQKNTISNTIDKYAHPPKYLIVSILFVSYNKDQSQYLVGLEKLQSIIDFFQQNNSFYYHLSTNEVITFHNYDGKNETEKEEYSKITFLSVSLSMDQLNQMWSYLGSKYMPSVLYEMRVLPVQKNTIANKKTIEEIEISLWENNKNDPTGFLESVIHPNP, from the coding sequence ATGGATTTAAAAACAATAATAGAGAAAATTGCCAAGTTGGTTGATCCTGATGAAAAAATGATCAGCATCACCAATATTGCGACACTTAATGATGGAGATGATTTTTTAGAATTAAAATCCAGCATTACCCTATCTGTTGTCAATATTCAGGAAGATAAAACCCTTAAAAACCAGTCTGTTTATCAAAAAAATACCATCAGCAATACCATTGATAAATACGCACATCCTCCAAAATATCTGATCGTTTCTATTCTTTTTGTATCATATAATAAAGACCAATCCCAATATTTAGTAGGACTCGAAAAACTACAAAGCATTATTGATTTTTTTCAACAGAACAATTCTTTTTATTATCATCTGAGTACCAATGAAGTGATTACATTTCATAACTATGACGGTAAAAATGAAACCGAAAAAGAGGAGTATTCAAAAATAACATTCCTATCGGTTAGTTTGAGTATGGATCAGCTCAACCAGATGTGGTCATATTTAGGTTCAAAATATATGCCCTCGGTTTTGTATGAAATGAGAGTGCTGCCTGTTCAGAAAAATACAATAGCCAACAAAAAAACAATCGAAGAAATTGAAATTAGTCTATGGGAAAATAATAAAAATGATCCTACAGGATTTTTAGAATCCGTCATTCACCCTAATCCTTAA
- the trxA gene encoding thioredoxin, which translates to MALEITDSSFQDTVLKSDKPVLVDFWAVWCGPCRTLGPIIEEVASDFEGKAVVGKVDVDNNQEISMQYGIRNIPTVLIFKNGEVVDKLVGVAPKEVIAEKLSAHL; encoded by the coding sequence ATGGCTTTAGAAATTACGGACAGCTCATTTCAGGACACGGTTTTAAAATCAGATAAGCCGGTATTGGTAGACTTCTGGGCAGTATGGTGCGGACCATGCAGAACTTTGGGACCAATCATCGAAGAAGTAGCATCAGATTTTGAAGGAAAAGCAGTGGTAGGAAAAGTTGATGTAGATAACAATCAGGAAATCTCTATGCAGTATGGCATCAGAAATATCCCTACAGTTCTGATTTTTAAGAACGGTGAAGTGGTTGATAAATTAGTAGGTGTGGCTCCGAAAGAAGTTATCGCTGAAAAATTAAGCGCGCACTTGTAA
- a CDS encoding phage tail sheath C-terminal domain-containing protein, giving the protein MNVSSLKTPGVHINEIDAFPPSVAQVATAIPAFIGYTEKGPLVPVRITSFMEFEQIFGKAPSPDTVTIDIGNDVYTVTESKFKLYNSISLFYANGGGTCYIVSLGKFSDNPTFSAAKDFTDGLDLLRSFDEPTLLLSPDAVNLSANNLAAVQQQMLLQCSDLMDRFSILDIITLSAPNKTDLIASVESFRDKLGNMNLKYGAAYYPHLNINSSYKFRFNKIDAQVNFAGIYASDPVVAPMITKFKSQYDLVYKATAPTGFIFEWNKAAFQTNKDKVIIANDFSNTNAYFTKLVNLLSKLGKTSTITDADLKTYVENVISTSLKPYLQSLIDLKAVYNTLKDPATTNVFVAGKQISQTIVAADFESIWGALTVSGSNPFTGALETTPALTADLSKIQFALDKLRTLILNAMNSAMASIENYIEQEENTLTSNMPLYAEIVAKLSVSMNTVPPSGAIAGIYAQTDRTRGVWKSPANISINGIIGLTDDINDTEQEDMNIHPTGKSVNALRKFTGSGFLVWGGRTLAGNSNDWRFINVRRLANMIEESAKKACMQFVFEPNAAQTWVNVKGMIENYLTTVWNDGGLVGAKAEHAFFVQVGLGQTMSAQDILEGRMIVKIGYAPSRPAEFIILEFKQMQQRS; this is encoded by the coding sequence ATGAATGTAAGTTCACTTAAAACGCCCGGAGTGCACATCAATGAAATTGACGCATTCCCACCATCAGTAGCACAGGTAGCCACGGCTATACCTGCCTTTATAGGCTATACAGAAAAAGGACCGCTTGTTCCGGTAAGAATTACCTCTTTTATGGAATTTGAACAGATTTTCGGAAAAGCTCCAAGCCCGGACACCGTTACCATTGATATAGGAAATGATGTTTATACAGTAACTGAAAGTAAATTCAAATTGTACAACAGCATAAGCCTGTTTTATGCAAACGGAGGAGGAACATGCTATATCGTTTCTCTTGGGAAATTTTCAGATAACCCTACATTTTCTGCGGCCAAAGACTTTACAGACGGTTTGGATCTGTTAAGAAGTTTTGATGAGCCTACCTTACTGCTTTCTCCCGATGCCGTTAATTTATCCGCCAATAATCTTGCAGCCGTTCAGCAGCAAATGCTTCTTCAGTGCAGCGATCTTATGGACAGGTTTTCCATCCTGGATATCATCACATTATCTGCCCCAAATAAAACGGATTTAATTGCCAGCGTTGAAAGCTTCAGAGATAAATTAGGAAATATGAACCTGAAATACGGAGCTGCCTACTATCCGCATCTCAACATCAATTCCAGTTATAAATTCAGGTTTAATAAAATAGATGCACAGGTAAATTTTGCAGGCATTTATGCATCTGACCCTGTTGTGGCTCCCATGATCACTAAATTTAAATCTCAGTATGATCTGGTCTATAAAGCGACAGCACCTACAGGATTTATTTTTGAATGGAATAAAGCTGCTTTTCAGACCAATAAGGATAAAGTCATCATAGCAAACGATTTTTCCAATACCAATGCCTATTTCACAAAACTGGTCAACCTGTTGTCAAAATTGGGAAAAACATCCACCATTACCGATGCGGATTTGAAAACGTATGTTGAAAACGTCATCTCAACATCGCTAAAACCATATCTGCAAAGCCTGATTGATCTTAAGGCGGTTTATAATACATTGAAAGATCCAGCTACGACAAACGTTTTTGTTGCAGGCAAACAGATCAGCCAGACTATTGTAGCTGCTGATTTTGAATCAATCTGGGGTGCTTTAACCGTTTCGGGATCCAATCCTTTCACAGGAGCTTTAGAAACGACTCCCGCACTTACGGCAGATTTAAGTAAAATACAATTTGCTTTAGACAAATTAAGAACATTGATTCTTAATGCAATGAACAGTGCCATGGCTTCCATCGAAAATTATATCGAGCAGGAGGAAAACACGCTGACTTCCAATATGCCGCTTTATGCTGAAATCGTAGCTAAACTATCCGTTTCTATGAATACCGTGCCTCCTTCCGGAGCCATAGCAGGAATTTATGCGCAGACCGACCGGACAAGAGGAGTCTGGAAATCCCCTGCCAATATCAGCATCAATGGAATTATTGGTTTAACAGATGATATAAATGATACGGAGCAGGAAGACATGAATATTCATCCTACCGGAAAATCGGTTAATGCCCTGAGAAAATTTACAGGAAGCGGCTTCCTGGTTTGGGGCGGAAGAACATTAGCCGGAAACAGTAATGATTGGAGATTCATTAACGTCCGCAGATTGGCCAATATGATTGAAGAATCTGCTAAAAAAGCATGTATGCAGTTCGTTTTTGAACCTAATGCTGCTCAAACCTGGGTCAATGTAAAAGGAATGATAGAAAACTACCTGACCACAGTATGGAATGACGGAGGTTTGGTAGGGGCAAAAGCAGAGCATGCATTTTTCGTTCAGGTTGGATTGGGGCAAACCATGTCTGCCCAGGATATTCTGGAGGGAAGAATGATCGTCAAAATTGGCTATGCTCCTTCAAGACCTGCTGAATTTATCATTTTGGAATTCAAGCAAATGCAACAGCGTTCATAA
- a CDS encoding phage tail protein: MPNTDFPLPKFHFSVAWGGSKIAFTEVSGLNKEMDIIEHRVGSSPEFFKKKMPGLAKNGNITLKRGVFEGDNEFYDWYNTVALNTVERRNITISLLDENHEPKVVWKVKDCFIVSLKCTDMKADANEAAIDTVEIANHGFTLEYL, from the coding sequence ATGCCAAATACAGATTTCCCACTACCAAAGTTCCATTTTAGCGTTGCCTGGGGAGGCAGTAAAATAGCATTTACTGAAGTTTCCGGTCTTAATAAAGAAATGGACATCATAGAGCACCGTGTAGGATCAAGCCCCGAGTTTTTCAAAAAGAAAATGCCGGGATTGGCAAAAAACGGGAATATTACCTTAAAAAGAGGCGTGTTTGAAGGAGATAACGAGTTTTACGACTGGTACAACACGGTAGCCCTCAACACCGTAGAAAGAAGGAATATTACGATTTCGCTTTTGGACGAAAACCATGAACCGAAAGTAGTCTGGAAAGTGAAAGACTGTTTCATCGTATCCCTGAAATGTACAGATATGAAAGCCGATGCGAACGAAGCCGCCATAGATACGGTAGAAATCGCCAATCACGGGTTTACATTGGAATACCTATAA